The window TTTACTTATACCATGGAAGCCGCCAACCAACTGATTGAGCCAGCAAATTATATCGAAACAGTTTTAAGAAACAGGACACCATGAAAACATTGAAGATGATATATTATATTCCGGAGTTTATTGTGTTTTACCTGGCAAAACTGGTGCAAGCCAATTTTTACATGGCTTTTATTATTTTATCGCCAAAAATGAAAACACAACCCAGTTTTATCGAATTCCCGCTCAAAATAAAATCATCGGCGGGTTTGTTGCTGTTCAGTAACCTGATTTCGATGACCCCCGGCTCTCTTAGCACTGATATTAGTGATGACAAAAAAACATTGCTTATACATGCATTGTTGATAAGCGACGACCAAAAAATAATTGAAGAAATCGAAAGTATTCAGAAACGGATTTTAAGATTAACAAATTAAACGAATGATAGAATCTTTACCTGATATTGTTTTGTACATTGCTTTTGCATTTTTAATGACGGCAATGATAATCACCCTGGCCAGACTTTTAAAGGGGCCCTCGGTTAACGACCGGATTGCAGCTATGGACCTGATCGCGTCAATCATCATGGGTGTAATACTGCTGTATTCTGTATTGATTAACAACGCAATGTATTTCGATGTACCTGTTATTATCTCATTAATTTCATTTATTGGTACCATCGCAATTTCAACCTATTTAAAGCAAAAAAATGGATAAAATCATTATTTCAACATTAATCCTTTTGGGCTCCTTTTTTATACTGGTTGCTGCCATCGGGATTTTACGCTTCAAAGATTTATACGGGCGTCTACATGCCACCACCAAAGCTACTTCATTCGGCATAATGCTTTTACTCATTGGTGTAAGCCTGTATTTCAATGTATTTCAGGTTTACATGAAAGCGTTGCTCATTATACTCTTTGTTTATTTAACCGCGCCGCTCGCAGCCCATTCAATTGCAA of the Bacteroidota bacterium genome contains:
- the mnhG gene encoding monovalent cation/H(+) antiporter subunit G yields the protein MDKIIISTLILLGSFFILVAAIGILRFKDLYGRLHATTKATSFGIMLLLIGVSLYFNVFQVYMKALLIILFVYLTAPLAAHSIAKSFSPKGEKSEDAIENI
- a CDS encoding Na+/H+ antiporter subunit E; amino-acid sequence: MKTLKMIYYIPEFIVFYLAKLVQANFYMAFIILSPKMKTQPSFIEFPLKIKSSAGLLLFSNLISMTPGSLSTDISDDKKTLLIHALLISDDQKIIEEIESIQKRILRLTN